The sequence GATCTTATCAGGCATCAGCATCACAACGGGGGactttaattagaaaagtaaacAGATGAACTGAGCTGGAATTGTGTGTTCGTTTCAGATGGCGTTACTCTTCCACTCGCAGCCATTTGCCCTTCAAAGTAACATGTGTTGTGTTATCGTAGATACCCCACACATCATCAGCCAAGCTATCTATGTAAGGGAAAGACTTCAGCTGATGGCCCCACATTAGGAGAAGCATGTCGTTTATGCATTCATTCTCCATATTTATATTCCATATGGCAGGCGAAAGGAAACATGCAGTTGTATTCCTCTTGTTTAAAAGATGCAGCATATAAATGCACCTCTTTATACTTGCTTTGAAACATATTTATTGCATGTTCCATCATGCAATagttgtgtttccatccaaaaatgctaattaaagttGTGCATTAAATAGAAAGTTTGCGTAAAATGTTAGTGAGTAAATCTaatgagaaacaaaagagaaTAAACAGATCAGTTCCTGCTAAACATGCACAAATATTGCTCGGAGAAGTGTAAGTTCATGCATTAGGAGAAgccactgttttttttcttctctaataaatgagatGCGCCCTAGAAGATGCATGAAATGCAATGAATGCTcatttttttcttatcagatTAAAATGTAATTCTCTCAGTTGTGCTCATACAtttgtttatgcacatcttgaTGTTTCCATGAACATTTTATATAGTCGAAAATCtgcataaatagatggatggctaCTGTttgcaatacattttaaatgtaacacTCTGCTATCCTGTAACAAAACATCTTGTGTCTATAAGAACAACTATTAAAGTCTTTAAAAATGTTCACGTGCctcttaaatataaaaatctcCAGACGTGGTAGACTGCAGaatgttttttacttaagttcttgtcttgtttctcatctaaatatctaaaaatgcttaaatcaaGATGTTTTTCTTACACtaagtgttttgttttcagaaatacgtGAGTTTTCCCCCTTAAAACAAGCtagtaatctgccaatggggtaaattCAATAATAGTATTCCAAACCAAAAACATGATTCCAAAAGTTCATATTCAGCAGTGTATGTTCTCAAGAAACAGCCTGTCACAAGAACTGTTTGCTGACTCTAAATGAATTGTACAAATCGGCTTCACATATTAAAGATTTGCCGTTTAGGTACTGCGGTGAAATGGTttcctttgttttctttttgttttaaagctaaaagaaCCCAAAGGTTTTCATCTGAGCCTCAAAGGCCTCAAagcacagaagaagaagaaaccacCAGATTCAGCTGGTaagtacaaaaacaaaacacacatacaaacgttagtcttgttttcaggaataatgagtcaaaatgaagagatttTTACCCTATTgaccaacacaggcttattgtgaaaatgtacccctgtatacattacTGAAGATCGTTAATTATGTAGCCTGGGgaaggtatggctgcatttcgtctctAAAATGAAGGCTATGGGGCgttatgatgccattccttttcgtgtttaccagctgacctattacctccgtgtggacggtgTCATGAGAAACCAAGTCCCCCCATGAGAATTAGGTCTGCCTATAGGACCCTGATTTGTCCTTTTGTTTCACTGGAGTTGTCATAGGTATAGCCTGTAGCACCAGATTATAAAGTGCAGTATTACAACTAATAATTCTGTGAAATCATGTTGTAATTTACATCATGTAAAAAGTGTAATAATGACCATTtcaccattataatgacatttataaGCGTTATATAGACCCTTTCACATGCTGATGTATAATTAATGGCATGGATTATGAAACTAAGCATTTATATTTCATACTGTTCAGTCAGCCTATGTGCTAGCATTATCATACATCTACCGTTAGAacaagaacggttccagaaagcaggtaagacaaaaataaaaacccaaaaataaaataaacaagtaaataacagggtgagaatgtggtaaaatctgaaaacgtggtaaaaaccagacgagggcttttctttttctggattgcttttgaaaacactgttggttgggttaggaaaggaggaggagggtgggtcagtcgatcgctcagtcagtcagtcgacagcgacctctggtggatttacatcagaacagcagctaatggcacttgcgagagaagcggattcatgaaaacaaaactacaaaaaaactgacgcatttggtgctctccagaaatgtatacaggggtacatctCCAAAATGAGCCTGTGCTTTCATTGGcataatatttttgcttgttttaaggaaaaacttgcttaattttgtctcattatttctgaaaactaaacaatagtttgtacttgtcttgaaaatgctccttaatttaagatttttttaatatttagacaaGAAAGAAGACAAAACCTCTAAATAATTAATGAAGTTTTTGCAGTGTAGTCAGTATCAGAGTGTGCAACCCAGACACTACATTGAAACGCATCTTACGTTCATATTCCAGCAGACAAAGTCTTTCTGAGAAAGCAGGCGCTGTTGCTTGAAGAAGTTCAGAAACTCAACCAAGAGAACGCCGAGCGCTCAAAACCGTCCCTGAATCAGGAGGATGGCGTGCAGAAATCAGAAAATGTCTCGGTTACTCCAGATCTGCAGGACATTATCCTGGAGGAAGCCAAGCCGATGGAGGACGAGCCGAGAAAGAAGACAAAAGTAGAGAAAAAGGTGACTCTGGATCTCAAAGAAGACCAGATGAAGGAACCAGAGACGAAAACAGAGGAGATCCGAGGGGAAACGCAGAACTTAGAGACTGAAGAAAAGCTGCTGAAGACCACAGATGAGCTTAAAGATCAGAAAACAGACGATACGGAGAGCAAGACGACTACTGAGGGCCCTTCAGTAGCTGACATTATTGACACAAAGGCTACTGAAGCCGCTACAGAAGATGTTATTTCTGACAAAGAGACTATTAAGGGCACTTCAGAAGCTGACATTACTGACACAAAGACTATTGAGGGCACTTCAGAAGCTGATATTACTACTATAGAGACTTCTGAGGGCCCTTCAGAAGCTGACATTACTGATATAGAGACTACTGAGGGCCCTTCAGAAGCTGATATTACTGACACAGAGCCGCCAACACCTGAGAACTCAGAAATAAGGTGAGCTTCAAGTCTGCATGAACTGCTGTTTTTCTGTATTGTGAAgcagagaaactgaatattaatgagaaaaaaagtgggcgtggcttgtttttcctactgtgagctgattggctgtagtaaagtaggcgtttcatttaGAAAGATGGAGAAAAGGGTTTggagagagttattacaacctaacagactcctcctcctcctcaccatttctgtttgttgtcatagcgatgtcaaaactgacaggtgGAAGGGCGTGGTTatgtgttagccacgcccaatatctAATAAAGTCTGATTGACTGCACTGGAATAGTTTTGTCACCTCAAAACAAATCCTGCAATCCCAAGTTTGATCCTCCAGAATAATAGTACCGGCCTCCTCTGTTCTGTTTGTGTGACAGCAGCGAGTCCGAGCAGGTAGATGAAGTGACGACCAGCAGCAAACGACGCGTGACAGAGGAAGATCTGGGTTTGGAGGACCATAAAAAGAGCCGTGTTGAGGATGGAGAAGAGCAGGAGCCGGAGCCGCCGGAGCCTGAAGATCTGCGCGCTGTGTTTAAAGCCGACGGTGTGGAGATCCAGATCGACTTCAGCAAACTGAAGAAGCAGAGCTTTGAGGttgaagatgatgaagatcaCGGCGATCACTTCTTCATTGGTATGATTCTCGTTTGTGTGCAATATATGTGTGCTGGGGAAGGTTACTTTTATAATTAGTGGATTACAATCTTGCCATGTCTTAAGAGTGCTGTATATTGttttttatgcatattatattgttattacaaGAAAAGACAGTGTTTTAATGAAATGACATCTCTTTATCATGAGAAAAGGTGTTTTAATGACATAATATCTCGTTATTacaagaaaatatttaattttaatgacaTAAAATCTTGTTATTgtgataaaaaaatgttttaaggaaATAATGATGTCATTTTACCAACATAATATCTCATTACAAGAAAAAACATCTCGTAAATACaagaaaatatgttgttttaacgAGAAAAGATTTAATGACAGAGAAAGATTTAATGACATCTCGTTATTACGAGAAAAGATGTTTTAACTAAATAATTATCTCATTATGTCTTAAAGGTGCTGCATGTCGTAACTATGTATATTACGAGAAGATATGTAGTTTAAATGAAATAACATATTATTATGAGAAAAGATAATTCTGAAACTAAATAATTCTGTTGTTTTAATGACTTAATATTTCGTTATTATGagaaaagatgtcgttttaaTGTGAAAATATCTCATTTAACAGCATAATATCTTGTTAAGAGAAAATATGTTTTAACTAAATAATTATGtcgttttaacaacataatatctcattattatgagaaaaatgtcattttaatgaaaaaaaacatctCGTAATTACATGAAAAGATGTTGTCTTAATGAGAAAATATCTTGTTTTAATGACATAAAATCTTATTATTACGAGAAAAGATGTTGTTTTAACAAGAAAAGATCTTTGATAGACAAAATCTTGTTATTATGAGAAAATATGTTGCTTTAATGAGAAAATATCTTGTTTTAATGACTTAAAATCTTATTATTATGAGAAAAGATGTTTTAATAAGCAAATATCCTattttaacacacaaaaaaacttgttttgttttaaccAGAAAATATCTCGTTTTAATGACATAAAATTTCAATATTACGAGAAAAACGTTTTAAGgagataattattttgttttaacaacataatatcttgttatgacaagaaaaaaaataataaaaaataaaaaaataaaatggtattTACGAGAAAAGATGCTGTTGGAATTTGGTATTCACaggaaaatatctaattttaaCGACAGATCTCATTATATagagaaaatgtgtttttaacaaaaaaaaattgttttaactaCACAAAATTTCAGTATTATGagaaaaaatcttgtttttttagcATGATATCTTGTTATTATgagaaaatatgttgttttaatgAGAAAATATCTAATTTTAATGACATAAAATCTTATTACTATGAGAAAAGATGTTTTAACAAGCAAATATCCtattttaacaagaaaaaaaaacttgttttaactACACAAAATCTCAGTATTATGAGaaaaaatttagttttaacaagaaaaaatcttgtttttttagcATAATATCTCGTTATTATGAGAAAATATgttataactaaataataatgtcattttaacaacataatatctcattattgcaagaaaaatgtcattttaatgaaaaaaacatgTCGTAATTACAAGAAAAGAAGTCATCTTAAAgataaaatatcttgttttaacTACATAAAATCTcattataagaaaatatttttaacaacaaacaCTTGTGTGATGTTATTACcagaaaatatgttgttttaatgAGAAAATATCTAGTTTTAATGACATAAAATGTTATCATTGCGAGAAAAAACGTTAACGAAATAATTATGTCATTTTAACAACATACgctgaaaaaagtgttgcgtgcaaaacagttgcaaacaatttatttgtgttgaatttaaacaaattaaatttattaagttcaacttaatttgtttgtttaaattcagctcaaataagttgtttacaaccacttaacgtaaaaaattgagtaaatccaaggaatcatctttgaataatttttctcAGTGTAATATCTCATtattgcaaagaaaaaaatgtcattttaacaaaaaaatgagCTAAATTGAGAAAAGATGTTGCtttaacaagaaaaaaatctaattttaacaACATATCTTGTTTTTATGAGAAAAGATGCTGTGTTAAGGAGGAAACATCTCATTTTAACAACATCAAATCTTGTTATTATGAGAAAAGATGTCATTTTTGACATATTTGAGTGTAAAAATGATGTGTGTCGCAGATAAATTCCCCTTTCTCCTCCGTAACATTTGTATGGATCGTCCTGTATGTTGTGCTGTCCCGCAGACTGCACGCCGCCTCCAGCAGCTCCGTTCAACCACCGCGTGGTGTCCGCAAAACCCCACCAGATCAGCACATTCTACACCATCAACCAGCAGGAGGTTCTCGGAGGGTAAGGGTTATTTTCTCACCGCTGGAATGATATCTCAGAACAGAATGTTTTAAATATGGCGTAAATGCAGGCTCTGTAGGCCGCTAATCCCCTCAAAGGCTAATTGCGTAACGCTACAGCCGCTCTCCCTCCACCCATTCATAACTTCAGAGTCCAGCCAGTTATTTATACATGTGAAATCGTAGCTCCGCGGCAGCTGGAAACTAATCACTAGGTGTTAATCTGCCTCTTCACTGGGAATGTTCTTCTCGTTGTTCATAGAATAGTGTCTGAAAAATATGACACCCGCTGCTGCATCACCACTGTGTCCCTGCAGTGCTTCCTGCTCTGTCCTTATACGGTCATTTCGCATAAACAGGTCTCTGGACACTTAAGCCACACTTAAGACGTTTAAATGTCATTGCAGGACACTAAATGTCAACGTGAGCGTCTGCAGGATCGCATCTCAGTTTAACCAGGAGCGCTTTCTTCTTCATTTTAGCTTGAGGACTTACAATCAGCTGCTGTTTCTTATGCAAATCATTCATATGCAAATTTTTAAGGGGTAGATGAACCAATTATTGTCTTTTACCCActttatgtaaatatgtataaatgtgaTCATGTAAAGGCACTATACAGATATACCCTAATAAAATATTACTCCAGTAGTCCTCAATTGATCACTTGAATCACTGAGTCACTAAGGAATCACTCTGAATTGGTCATCTGAATTAGTGAGTTGCTACACGGAGACTCGATCTGAagggatcatttgaatcagtgagttgctaCCTAGAAAATCActctgaattgatcatttgaatcagtgagtcgctAACCAGAGAATCACTCTAAAttggtcatttgaatcagttaataGCTTCATCGAGATTTATTCTTAATAAATTgactgaatcagtgagttattacctggaaactcactctgaattgatcatttgaattattgagtCGCTAACTAGAGAATCACTCAGAAtgcatcatttgaatcagtaagttgctACCTAGAGAATcattctgaatggatcatttgaatcagtgagtctctTCCTAGAGACTCAATCTAaagagatcatttgaatcagtgacttgCAACCAAGAAAATCAATCcgaattgatcatttgaatcattgagtcgCTACCAAGAGAATCACTCTAAATTGGTCATTTGAATTACTGAGTCGCTAACTGGAGAATCACTCAGAATTTGGtcctttgaatcagtgagtcactaCATCGAGACTTACTcctaatggatcatttgaatcaatcagTCACTACCCGTAAACTCGCACTGAAGGAATAATTTGAATCATGGAGTTTTTACCAGCAGActcgctctgaatggatcatttgaatcagtgagtcgctGCATCGAGGCTCACTctaacagatcatttaaatcaaccAGTCACTACTTGGAAACTTGCTCTGAATGGCTCATTTGAGTGAACTGATTCAAAAGACAAGATTCAGCCTGTTCTCAAATTGGATACTGGTTTTTATCCTTGAAGTGGTGATTATTTCTCCAGTCCAAActactcttttaaatattttgtttgggAAAGTAATGAAGTAAATGTCTGGTGATTTTTCACAGTGCCTTCTTGCTGTTTTGGTTCTTTTGCAGTGGGCGATACGGTCAGGTTCATAAATGTATTGAAAACTCCTCTGGACTCACTCTGGCTGCCAAAATCATCAAAGCTAAGAGTCAAAAAGAAAAGGTACAAAACACCAACCAGCACGTTTATATCTgtaattatattactattatttatatattgcacATTTGTTGagttaaatttacatttaatcatgtgagcaactgtggaatcaccacaacagatttacatttacatttacatttagtcatttagcagacgcttttatccaaagcgacttacaaatgaggacaaggaagcaatttacacaactataagagcagcagtgaacaagtgctatagacaagtttcaggcgtgtaaaagtctaagaagcaaaacattggtagaaaattgttttttttttttttttttgagagagagagagagggcacagttagtggtatagccagagaggcaattgcagattaggaaggaaagtggagactaaacagttgagtttttagtcgtttcttgaagacagcaagtgactcggctgttctgatgtagttagggagttcattccaccaactgggcagattgaatgtgatcATTTACAGAtcatttactatagttgttgtgttaccatagcaactgttgaatcaccacaacagatcacttACTATAGTtcttttgttaccatagcaactgtagaaccaccacaatagaccaattactatagttattgtgttaccatagcaactgtagaatcaccacaacagattaatcagtatagttgttgtgttaccatagcaactgtagaatcaccacaacagattaatcactgtagttgttggtttaccatagcaactgtagaatcaccacaacagattaatcactgtagttgttgtgttaccatagcaactgtagaatcaccacaacagattaatcactatagttgttgtgttaccatagcaactgtagaatcaccacaacagattaatcactatagttgttgtgttaccatagcaactgtagaatcaccacaacagattaatcactatagttgttgtgttaccatagcaactgtagaatcaccacaacagattaatcactgtagtcgttgtgttaccataacaactgtagaatcaccacaacagattaatcactatagttgttgtgttaccatagcaactgtagaatcaccacaacagattaatcactatagttgttgtcttaccatagcaactgtagaatcactacagcagatcaattactatacttcttgtgttaccatagcaaccatataatcacaacaacagattaagTCAAGTACTTTACAATAGTAAGGTTCAAAAACAGTATATAGCATAAATGACTCTAGTATTTGTCACGTGGgtaagcaaaatatatttttaaatattacttataATTTCCCCTAAAATCCTTACAAATATCTGTACATATATGTTGTAATGTGTTAGCTTTAATTTGATATATATGTTCATGTCTCAGATTTTGGGCTGATGTAAATGTGTTTTGTCTGGCAGGAGGTGGTGAAGAATGAGATCCAGGTAATGAACCAGCTCGACCATGCTAACCTGATCCAGCTCTACGCAGCCTACGAGTCCAGAAATGACATCATCCTCGTGCTGGAATAGTACGTGCTT is a genomic window of Danio aesculapii chromosome 2, fDanAes4.1, whole genome shotgun sequence containing:
- the mylk4a gene encoding myosin light chain kinase 2, skeletal/cardiac muscle isoform X3; this encodes MDCFFKGRYIWIVGSVCFLASYLWHTVWDLLLYRRKSRSSASAQLKEPKGFHLSLKGLKAQKKKKPPDSAADKVFLRKQALLLEEVQKLNQENAERSKPSLNQEDGVQKSENVSVTPDLQDIILEEAKPMEDEPRKKTKVEKKVTLDLKEDQMKEPETKTEEIRGETQNLETEEKLLKTTDELKDQKTDDTESKTTTEGPSVADIIDTKATEAATEDVISDKETIKGTSEADITDTKTIEGTSEADITTIETSEGPSEADITDIETTEGPSEADITDTEPPTPENSEISSESEQVDEVTTSSKRRVTEEDLGLEDHKKSRVEDGEEQEPEPPEPEDLRAVFKADGVEIQIDFSKLKKQSFEVEDDEDHGDHFFIDCTPPPAAPFNHRVVSAKPHQISTFYTINQQEVLGGGRYGQVHKCIENSSGLTLAAKIIKAKSQKEKEVVKNEIQVMNQLDHANLIQLYAAYESRNDIILVLEYVDGGELFDRIIDENYKLTELDTVMFIRQICEGLRYMHKMYILHLDLKPENILCVSRVTNKIKIIDFGLARKYQPREKLRVNFGTPEFLSPEVVNYDFVSFNTDMWSLGVITYMLLSGLSPFLGDDDNETLNNILACQWNFEEDEFSEVSAEGKDFISKLLVVDKSWRIGATEALRHPWLSDAAVHFRLHERKNKCRSRRNSCLPPPES
- the mylk4a gene encoding myosin light chain kinase 2, skeletal/cardiac muscle isoform X2 — protein: MSSADSSSGMDLLQVRIESLSSKMDRLISIQEKVLSRLDGMSQDIDGIERDVETLKVEKEEIHFPPVIRTGQGNQMKEMCKEMNSIMLAVNQRSEQQTQKLEGMEKLVMSIQQAVSFIGETVKTSKIMDIMFKGPASRKNKTASGLKSKDNKIKPSSKCENSEPVNAKLKEPKGFHLSLKGLKAQKKKKPPDSAADKVFLRKQALLLEEVQKLNQENAERSKPSLNQEDGVQKSENVSVTPDLQDIILEEAKPMEDEPRKKTKVEKKVTLDLKEDQMKEPETKTEEIRGETQNLETEEKLLKTTDELKDQKTDDTESKTTTEGPSVADIIDTKATEAATEDVISDKETIKGTSEADITDTKTIEGTSEADITTIETSEGPSEADITDIETTEGPSEADITDTEPPTPENSEISESEQVDEVTTSSKRRVTEEDLGLEDHKKSRVEDGEEQEPEPPEPEDLRAVFKADGVEIQIDFSKLKKQSFEVEDDEDHGDHFFIDCTPPPAAPFNHRVVSAKPHQISTFYTINQQEVLGGGRYGQVHKCIENSSGLTLAAKIIKAKSQKEKEVVKNEIQVMNQLDHANLIQLYAAYESRNDIILVLEYVDGGELFDRIIDENYKLTELDTVMFIRQICEGLRYMHKMYILHLDLKPENILCVSRVTNKIKIIDFGLARKYQPREKLRVNFGTPEFLSPEVVNYDFVSFNTDMWSLGVITYMLLSGLSPFLGDDDNETLNNILACQWNFEEDEFSEVSAEGKDFISKLLVVDKSWRIGATEALRHPWLSDAAVHFRLHERKNKCRSRRNSCLPPPES
- the mylk4a gene encoding myosin light chain kinase 2, skeletal/cardiac muscle isoform X1 → MSSADSSSGMDLLQVRIESLSSKMDRLISIQEKVLSRLDGMSQDIDGIERDVETLKVEKEEIHFPPVIRTGQGNQMKEMCKEMNSIMLAVNQRSEQQTQKLEGMEKLVMSIQQAVSFIGETVKTSKIMDIMFKGPASRKNKTASGLKSKDNKIKPSSKCENSEPVNAKLKEPKGFHLSLKGLKAQKKKKPPDSAADKVFLRKQALLLEEVQKLNQENAERSKPSLNQEDGVQKSENVSVTPDLQDIILEEAKPMEDEPRKKTKVEKKVTLDLKEDQMKEPETKTEEIRGETQNLETEEKLLKTTDELKDQKTDDTESKTTTEGPSVADIIDTKATEAATEDVISDKETIKGTSEADITDTKTIEGTSEADITTIETSEGPSEADITDIETTEGPSEADITDTEPPTPENSEISSESEQVDEVTTSSKRRVTEEDLGLEDHKKSRVEDGEEQEPEPPEPEDLRAVFKADGVEIQIDFSKLKKQSFEVEDDEDHGDHFFIDCTPPPAAPFNHRVVSAKPHQISTFYTINQQEVLGGGRYGQVHKCIENSSGLTLAAKIIKAKSQKEKEVVKNEIQVMNQLDHANLIQLYAAYESRNDIILVLEYVDGGELFDRIIDENYKLTELDTVMFIRQICEGLRYMHKMYILHLDLKPENILCVSRVTNKIKIIDFGLARKYQPREKLRVNFGTPEFLSPEVVNYDFVSFNTDMWSLGVITYMLLSGLSPFLGDDDNETLNNILACQWNFEEDEFSEVSAEGKDFISKLLVVDKSWRIGATEALRHPWLSDAAVHFRLHERKNKCRSRRNSCLPPPES